Genomic window (Capsicum annuum cultivar UCD-10X-F1 chromosome 10, UCD10Xv1.1, whole genome shotgun sequence):
AGCAAATAAAGCAACACATAGTagtaaaaattgaagaataagatCAACCTTCAATATTGTCCATGTCGGAAGTGCAGAATGTGATATTCCAGATCATCGTCTAAGCATCAGTCTACAAATTCAACCATCCTACCCTCACTTTCTACATCACAAGATAATCAGAGCCAAGCTAACCATATAGTAATGACAAGTAAAAGAGTTTACCCCCCGGCATTACAATGTAAATTTCTCCTTGCATAGTCAACATTCTGTAACAATGCACTCTATTAGGAACATTAACAGAAACAATTTCATTCAAATTTCTTACCGTGCTCAAGTACGTGTTATCAGAGAGAAGAAAATATTCAACTTCACAAAATTCAGTGCCCCTAAATATCTCAATATTTTACATAATCCGTTCAAAGGACCACTAAAATTAACCCAACAAAAACCAGACTTAATTGTATAAACAGATACTATCTGATCAAGGAACTTCCTTTTCCAagtacaatattcaagaacatcTGTTCAGAATGATGAAAATTTTCTGAATCATCATATTTGAACCATTGAACATACCCGCGGTATCAGTAAGTTGGTTCTCAACTCAAGGTCTAGGAGTATTGCTCCATTTCTTCAACCTGATGGAAACTTGCTGTCGTATAGGTGACTACAACATCACAAATCAGTGTTCCGCGAAAATGATGGTAGTGGCATGGCCTCCTGCGGACGAAGGATGACAAGCACACCAAACATTCCCAGCATAGGTAGTACAAGAATCCATTTCAATAGCTTATAATAATGCATATGGAATGTTAGAGAGAAATCATCTGAGAAATATAGCCCGTTCTTGTCAACCATCTCCAACAAAACAGTCCCAGCAGTCCTTACACTAACAGTTGGGAGCATAATCCGATGTTTTCCAGGACGATCGAATATCTTATTTTGCTTAATAGTTCGTTCCCCTAGGTAATTACCAGGAACTAACAAGCTCACCTGTGTCGCAACGGAGAAGAAACAACTGAGGAGATTTTATTAGCATGCAGGATGGATCAAGTACGTGAAAGCTATTTACCGTGACATTATAAGGAGCTTGAGACCCAGATGGGTATCTGTATTTGTCAACAATCTCTATTTCAACCCAGAAGCTCTTGCCCTCTTCATCACGGAAAGCTCTTGAAGATGGAGTTGCATAGATACCCTCACGGTCATGACAGTAAGCAGCATTGTTTCTCCCTTGATTAGGAGATCTCCAAGCCTGAGTGCATAACATGCAGGTATCAATATTAAAGAACACGAACAATTAAGCTGAAACAAATAgaccaaaattttcacttaccttgAGGGGATGATGTGGTGAAGGCGTGGAGAAACAGAAGACATTGCCATTCATGGTTGTTACAATAAGATCAAGATCATTGCCACCATCAACATTATCAGCCAAGACCATGCTGTATCTGAGGCAAGCAAAAAACGTATAGCTGATCAAAGATCAgtctacaaaagaaaaaaaaaaaggagagagaatGAATGGTCGTCTTACGAAGTTTCACCAATATCTACAACATCAGCACATGATGTTGGTCCGTCTATGAGATACAAATAACCATCAAATGACATTGCGACAATTGTAAGCCCCTTTTTCTTTTCCCCACGTTTGCTCAAGTCAACAAGAAGTGCTCGATTCATCACCCTACCATGAGTCCTATAAGGATATGGACGTACAAATGAGCCATCCTTACCATTCAGAACATATATATTACCAGAAAGTGTTGGGACGACGACATCTGTACGGCCATCCCCATCCACATCGCCAATGACCGGTCCCTGAGGAACAAGACTCTTGAGATGCTTTTCCCAAATTTCTGTGCCTTGTGCGGTCCAAGCAGCAACATTTCCATGTGAATCTGTTGTAACCAGTTCAATCTTTCCATCGTCATTGATATCAGCTGCAACTACTGCTCCTTGGATTTCAGCCATTTCGAGAGGGAACTTTTCCCTCACTTTGCCTGATGTTAGGTCATTAGTCTTCAAAAGGTACGACAATAAGAAAAAACATATGAAGCAGCACAGACAAGAATTAGGAGGACGACATATTTAgtaggtgtttggccatgaaaatcaaaaaaatttggagttgaagttggagtttggagttgtgtttggccatgcatataaattggagttgtttttgagtttttgtGAGAGTAGTTGTATTTggaatttttatggccaaacactaTAATTTTCACAGAAGTGAAATAATTTTCcgggaaaaaataagaaattctCATCGCCAAACACCCCCTTAATAAATGAGAAATGAACGGACAACAATTTGAATCTAACTGCCACTTAGGGAACATGTATGACTGTCCATCGGCGTAGGTCAAAAGTATTGGTAAAGCTCAGCAAATTCTAATATTTAATCTGGGTTAATTACAAGCTTAATGGATGATAATAAACCCCAACGTGTGCACAGACACACAAGAGAATCGTAAAGAATTTGGAACGTGTTAACGCGTGTATGATCTGGTTTGGGATTTGGTTGGAGTGGTAGGAAGGATATCAGGGCCAATAGAGAAGTTTGAAAAGGACGGATTGTGCCATTTCTTTATGAAGATGAGTCAGGTGGTGCCATTAAATAAATACGTTTTTTTTTAACTTGGTAACTTTGTGTCACACAGTACATGAGTTGTGCTGAAACCTTACATATAATAGTACTCCCAAATCCACTGCTCTATATCTAAATTGAATCTAGAACATCAATTATAGAGACAGCATCATTAGAGATCATtgattacaccaaaaacataaaagcaaaatGCAGCTGAGTTTAACCTTCTGCACACTATTCTCTATGTTCTCAAAACATCTAGAATTCCTTCTTTCCATATAGCAGCAGGGATAACTCTCTATCTACCTCTGTCCTTTGCATGTACACCTGCTTCCTCCCAGCACATTAAAGTCTCAGACACTTTCCTAGGCATTGTCCAGGAAATGCCTTTAAGACTTGAGAAAATTCTCCAAAGTTTTGAGTTTACTTACAATTTAGAAATAGATGGTTAACAGTGTCCAAAGTTTCTGCACAGAGGAAACATCTATAGCGTAAGGTTATCCCTTTCTTCATGGCATTATCCTGTGTGGTGCCATTAAATACGTTTATTAAAGGATGTTTATGTTTAAGTTGCACATGTTGTCACCATGCATGGATTATGTTGAGTATGCCATAGGTTGGTTCGCCCGATGGAGGTTCAAGGCATTGGGTTCCAGTCACGTTCCTCCAGATTTGGTGGGGGGACAGTATCATGCTTGCGCGTTTAACTGATATTTGGTATATCTATGACTACGATTGATGCCAGACCTCATAGGCTTAATCAAAGAGGAACCAGGAAACAGCATTCTTTAGATGATACAGATATTATAATTACCATGACAGAACAGGGTGTTGAATCAATGGTGGGTCTCTCATGatgaaaataattaagatcacAACAAAAGAATAGTTACAGCACTGAAGTGGATAATAGAAGCTGAAAATTACTTCTGAatgtgggaacacactgggtttgttgttgttgttgttgttgtatgttttgATTTGGAAATGAATGGATTGAATAATGGATACATAGGATTCATATTGCTGAATCCAATAATAGGAATGAGGTGAAGTGGTCAATTGATTGATTGATCGACTTAAACCTGACATCAGCaacacaataaatttaaaaataagactGAAAGACCTTAACTGAGGATTACCAGTGTGATCCAACACATAAAACATGCCATAGGAGGTCCCAACTAGAATGTCCATATTTCCATCGCCATCCAAATCGATTACCGTAGGAGAAGAGTATATATAGGCACGGAAGTTCCCGTCATCAGTACTTAAGTCCAGCTGTGCAGTCCATTTAACTTGCTTGGTATCTAGATTGAAAACAACAATACCACCTGCAACATATTTTCCTATGTCAATGTCTTCAAGTTCCTTCCTATGCTCCTCATTGTTGTAGTACCTGTGAATTCATGATCCATcagctttttcaattttttgggtGCAGAGTTGACTTCCAAAAGTTTTCATCAGCTGTCTATTTCTAGAAGAGACCTTTCTATTAGGACTTCTTTTTGGAGAAGGTAAAAGAGACCTTAAATGGAGGAAATAAAGGGGCTCTATTTGACAAAGAAAAAAGGAGGAGATTTCAATCattctaaaaatattatatatgtttcaTACTGTAATGCGCATCAAGAAGATCAAAGCTTCAAAGCTAAGATCCTGTCAAAAAGATGTAGCTGAGATAAATAGCATTTAATTAAAAGATCTTGACTTGAGCAATTGCAACTCCCACATTTATTTGGCAGGAGTCTTATGAGGATTGAAATGTATACCACAGCCTATTAACATAACCAAGCTGAAGTTTTAGCTCCACAATCCCACATACCCAAGTACACATCCTTTTTCTGTAGAAACTCACTTCAAGACTACATAATTCAGTCAACATCCATTTATTAGCAGCAACAAATGTCTTAAATAGCGGATATACCATACAAGAGGAGGCTTGTTGTTTCTCCCCAAAAAGAATGTTCTGCAAGACTTAAAAAGCATATACACTATGATGAAAATTCAACAGCTTCAAAATTTAAGGAGCAAATAAATAAATCAGCAGAATTCAGTCAGAGACTAAGAAACAACTAAAACCAAATAGCACCATAGTGAGAGAGCTTACTCATGGTCAAAGAAATATGATACTGCAACAATCATCTCCGACACCCCGTCGCTGTCAATGTCAGCAATGATCTGATAGAAGCAAGGACATCCAAAATTTACTGCTTCATATTTTACGACTATGAAGTATCAACCAAATAAGCTGTTCTTTCCAAGAGACTTACAGGAGTACATAAAACATGAGCATCAATATGAACATAATTCTCCAATTTCTCATGTTCTGGTTCCTCAAAATTTTCAGCATCCCATATTTCATCATCGTCAAGGTAATCATCATAGTCGTAATCATAATTATCAGGCAGATCCTCAAAATTATCCCGGAATAAATCAAACGATGAATCAGCATCCGCTTCCAGACCTTCTTCATTTTCCACAGTTGCAGCTTTAACATCTTTGGACCCAGAACCATTTTCCTCCGATTTTCTCAAGACATTGTCTTCAAGAAGCCTTCTCTCTTTACTTGTTCCATTCTCCGAAACACTCATTTTCTCATTATCTGAATTCTGAGTAATATTGTTCAAGTTAGTCATTTTAACTTCTGCACCAGCTAGACTATCATTTTTCCCCTTTTGGTCCTCTACATTAGATGAATTTGATGTGTTAGGTGAAACTTCTGATGGCAAAGATATTGAGGCATTAGATGCGTCATGGTTGACTTCTTTTTGAATAGAATGGTTTTCAGTGTTAACTTCAGATCCAATAGATTTTGAATGGTTGCCTCCATGAGTGGATGCATTGTGacctaaaagaatttttttgaattaaagatatattttaaTTGTTGAAACATCTAGCATTCCACATCTAAAAGAAAGAGGTTATCCTCAGAATGTAACATCAccaaataacaaaaacaaataataaattcaGAGTATCTCTCTTGACATGTTGAGGTAATTATCTAGGAAAATTAGTCTTACTGCAGTCGCAAGTCAAAACAAGCACAAGGGTCGGAGTCCACTTGAAAATCAGTTGAATGCTAGAAAGCAAAAAGAAGGTAGAATTGGCCAATAGGTGAAAAAAGTTGAGTGGCAACATAGGATGTGCACCAATGCTGAGAAAAATATAGACCAAGGTATCAAATCAACAGAAATACTAAAGTTATTATTGATGATAAGCTAGTACAAAAAACTCAACTAACCATGGAATTTGAGGAGGTAACAAAAACAGAGGAGATATTATGAAGGCAAAGTTCAAGAGCATAGTGGCTGAAGAATGGAAATAAAACACCAAATTCTTCCACAGAATGGCTAATGCTCGCAAGAGATATAATTCTATTGATACTCTGGAAGTGGAAGGCCACAACATCACTGAGCAATGCAATTAAGAATGCTGTCAAGAATTATCATCAGACCTTAtccaaagaaaatgaaaaatggagaCCTGAATATATTATTCAAGATGCAGCAGTTATCAATTTGGGAAAAGGGCTAAATTTACCCCTCTATTTGAAAAATTGGCTAATTATACCCTTCGTCATGctttggagtcaaatttaccCTCCTTGTTAtactttggggccaaatttaccctcgttgttaagaaacttttcacctATACCCTTCCTTTAGTAGAAAAATCCAAATCAACGTTAAATgcccaattttttaaaaataaaacaaaccctATCTTACCCGCCCCACCCGACCCGACCCACAAAAAAGATACAAACAAATATACCCCTCTGTTCTGTTGGTATGCATTTGACTGCTAagtgcatatcaaattttgaaatatcCAGTGGGACTAATTTGTTGTATTTGACCGCTAGTaccattttttttgagttttgcaCTGATGCTGATCCATGAACTGAGGGAGGGGTATATCTGTTTGTATCTGCACTGATGCAAAtccatttttcatgagctatACACTGATAAATATCCAGTGAACTGGGAAATTTGAACAACAGAACTGAGGGGGACTATAATGTTTGTATCTTTTTTGTGGGTCGGAGCGTGTTAGATTaggatgtgttttatttttaaaaaagtggagcatttaacattgatttgaatttttctatTGATTTGAGTTTTTCAACGAGGGTAAATTTGGCCCCGGAGTATAACAGGGAGGGTAAATTTGACTTCAAaatatgacgaagggtatatttagccaATAAAGTAGAGGGGTAATTTGGCCCTTTCCCTTATTAATTCCGAAGATCAAATATAGATGCAATGGAGTTTTCAGGAAGAAGAGATATTGGAGAGGATCAATTCATGTGCCATTGATAAGCCACCTAGGCCTGATGGCTTTCCAAAGAGCTTctatatgatttttatgattttatgggACTTGGTTAAGGAAGATATTATGAGTACTATGCAATATTTTTATGAACACCAGGTTTATGAAAGGAGTACGGATGCGAGTTATGTAGCCCTTATCCCTAAAAGGCAAGAGCAGTTGAAATGGGAGATCTCAGGGACTCGGGCCTATTAGCTTAATTATTGAAGTGTACAAGATAATTGCAAAAGTGCTAATGGAAAGGATGACGAGGGTGGTAGACAGTCTGGTAAACAAACATCAAATGACATTTGTCAAAGGGAGACAGATCATGGATGCAGATCTAATAGCAAGTGAGTGAGTAGACACAAGAATCAGAGGTGAAGAGGCTGGCTAAACTGGACTGAAAAAGCATATGACCATGTTAACTGGATTATCTTCTGAACATCCTGAAGCAACTGGGATTCGGGGATAGATGGTTAAAATGGATAGGTTTCTATTAATATTGTTTACTATACTAGTTAATGAAGAACCTGTTGGTTTTTTCCCTTCTGAAAGGAGACCTATGCAATATGATCCTTTATCtccttttctatttatagtaAGCCATAATAGGTATAAGTAGTATGGCGAGAACAGATCTTCATAATAACTGGCTAAGAGTTTCTGGTTAGGTGGtggaggggtggggtggggaggccTAGAAATTTGCCACTTGCTACATGCATATGACAAAATAATATTTTGTGAAGCTGAAATGGAGCAAATCAGATACATCAGAGTTATGTTGTTATAGTCTTTGAAGCTGTTTCAGGATTGAAGGTAAACCAGAGGAAAAACAGCCTATTCCCCATTAAAGAATAGACAATATACAGGCATTGGCTAGCATTTTAGGGTGCAAAGTGGATAAATTACCTACAATTTACTTAGGTATGTCTCTAAGCAG
Coding sequences:
- the LOC107852911 gene encoding protein DEFECTIVE IN EXINE FORMATION 1 isoform X1, which encodes MKARVFLLCFLLLSSNFRFLQCEDNKFRAREATDDSLAYPNLDEDELLNTQCPQHLELRWQTEVSSSVYASPLIADINSDGKLEVVVPSFVHYLEVLEGSDGDKVPGWPAFHQSTVHSTPFLYDIDKDGVREIGLATYNGEVLFFRVSGYLMSDKLEIPRLKVKKDWHVGLKQDPVDRSHPDVHDDQLVQEAVMDSLARHNASTHGGNHSKSIGSEVNTENHSIQKEVNHDASNASISLPSEVSPNTSNSSNVEDQKGKNDSLAGAEVKMTNLNNITQNSDNEKMSVSENGTSKERRLLEDNVLRKSEENGSGSKDVKAATVENEEGLEADADSSFDLFRDNFEDLPDNYDYDYDDYLDDDEIWDAENFEEPEHEKLENYVHIDAHVLCTPIIADIDSDGVSEMIVAVSYFFDHEYYNNEEHRKELEDIDIGKYVAGGIVVFNLDTKQVKWTAQLDLSTDDGNFRAYIYSSPTVIDLDGDGNMDILVGTSYGMFYVLDHTGKVREKFPLEMAEIQGAVVAADINDDGKIELVTTDSHGNVAAWTAQGTEIWEKHLKSLVPQGPVIGDVDGDGRTDVVVPTLSGNIYVLNGKDGSFVRPYPYRTHGRVMNRALLVDLSKRGEKKKGLTIVAMSFDGYLYLIDGPTSCADVVDIGETSYSMVLADNVDGGNDLDLIVTTMNGNVFCFSTPSPHHPLKAWRSPNQGRNNAAYCHDREGIYATPSSRAFRDEEGKSFWVEIEIVDKYRYPSGSQAPYNVTVSLLVPGNYLGERTIKQNKIFDRPGKHRIMLPTVSVRTAGTVLLEMVDKNGLYFSDDFSLTFHMHYYKLLKWILVLPMLGMFGVLVILRPQEAMPLPSFSRNTDL
- the LOC107852911 gene encoding protein DEFECTIVE IN EXINE FORMATION 1 isoform X2, whose protein sequence is MVRCSFSDLHRVSGYLMSDKLEIPRLKVKKDWHVGLKQDPVDRSHPDVHDDQLVQEAVMDSLARHNASTHGGNHSKSIGSEVNTENHSIQKEVNHDASNASISLPSEVSPNTSNSSNVEDQKGKNDSLAGAEVKMTNLNNITQNSDNEKMSVSENGTSKERRLLEDNVLRKSEENGSGSKDVKAATVENEEGLEADADSSFDLFRDNFEDLPDNYDYDYDDYLDDDEIWDAENFEEPEHEKLENYVHIDAHVLCTPIIADIDSDGVSEMIVAVSYFFDHEYYNNEEHRKELEDIDIGKYVAGGIVVFNLDTKQVKWTAQLDLSTDDGNFRAYIYSSPTVIDLDGDGNMDILVGTSYGMFYVLDHTGKVREKFPLEMAEIQGAVVAADINDDGKIELVTTDSHGNVAAWTAQGTEIWEKHLKSLVPQGPVIGDVDGDGRTDVVVPTLSGNIYVLNGKDGSFVRPYPYRTHGRVMNRALLVDLSKRGEKKKGLTIVAMSFDGYLYLIDGPTSCADVVDIGETSYSMVLADNVDGGNDLDLIVTTMNGNVFCFSTPSPHHPLKAWRSPNQGRNNAAYCHDREGIYATPSSRAFRDEEGKSFWVEIEIVDKYRYPSGSQAPYNVTVSLLVPGNYLGERTIKQNKIFDRPGKHRIMLPTVSVRTAGTVLLEMVDKNGLYFSDDFSLTFHMHYYKLLKWILVLPMLGMFGVLVILRPQEAMPLPSFSRNTDL